In Xiphophorus maculatus strain JP 163 A chromosome 18, X_maculatus-5.0-male, whole genome shotgun sequence, a single genomic region encodes these proteins:
- the prdm10 gene encoding PR domain zinc finger protein 10 isoform X1, producing the protein METKQEPSAVWSQTVNDDSNNSTQVHFEGSAVTQIVYSGDQSDRAEQQVVYTAEGNSFTSVESAEHTLVYIHPADGSQTVFSDQPQVAYIQQDGTTQQVTVLLPGGQNVNAANLHVLSNVAEAPQAILEPVSQEHLSNSLTDMADIAEPPSSPLGATDSTDDSDEVDDEDSEMDDWELRHPPLFDPHALWCEECNSSNPSDCPLHGPLHPIPNRPVLSKARASLPQILYIDRFLGGVFSKRRIPKRSQFGPVEAPLVSQSELQDHNFKLKVCMLDAEKEEEKPSDVWLDLSDEESCNWMMFVRPAQNHLEQNLVAYQYGSDIFYSTIKHIQPKQELKVWYAASYADFVNQKIHDVTDEERKALQEQEWNWPCYECNRRFVSSEQLQQHLNMHDDKLSSASRSRGRGRGRGRKRFGTGRRPGRPPKFIRLDPAADTNGDKTAELLDLTEKPLEEDGAQNGLKEVDTEPEGEAGTEDEGPPDPPAEEPLLQADAPPPRPDPAVPVKDDPAPSGQPEPSLTSQDLHRAKKIRADEQNAALQHLFIRKSFRPFKCTLCGKAFRDKDKLELHLRVHGRDAYAFSCHCCGKSFVSDAALEDHLLVHAESRSYSCLLCPETFERLELLKDHVDVHAVDGCFSCPSCNKSFTDFIQMKKHVRCFHSEKIFQCPDCDKAFCRPDKLRLHMLRHSDRKDFLCSTCGKQFKRKDKLREHMQRMHNPDREAKKSDRTHRSKAHKTKVPSTDLESFVFKCRLCMMGFRRRGMLVNHLSKRHPEMRIDDVPELTLPIIKPNRDYFCQYCDKVYKSASKRKAHILKNHPGAELPPSIRKLRPAAPGEPDPMLSTHTQLTGTIATAPVCCPHCAKQYSSKTKMVQHIRKKHPEFAQLANTIHSPLTTAVVAPAVITADGATAEAVVTTDLLTQAMTELSQTLTADYRTSQGDYQRIQYIPVSQAGGGLAQPQHIQLQVVQVAPAASPHSQAQTVDVSQLHDPHGYSQHSIQVQHIQVSESSGAAQAATQGNSQPLSPASQQPNQELSPAQLTPVTLAQGHAMQTGTSQQQGAVQHAYIPGNWNYRGYSSEIQMMALPHAQYVIAEPGTPASGVNSSQVKTAHFVISEGQTDLETKQAAPQSTTQTQTQTQTDHLDPPPATQQAATQYIITTTTNGGGTGEVHITKP; encoded by the exons ATggaaaccaaacaggaaccgTCAGCCGTGTGGAGCCAGACCGTCAACGACGACTCAAACAATTCAACACAG GTGCATTTTGAAGGCAGCGCCGTGACCCAGATTGTGTACAGTGGCGATCAGTCGGACCGGGCGGAGCAGCAGGTGGTCTACACAGCGGAGGGGAACTCCTTCACCTCTGTGGAGTCTGCAGAGCACACTCTGGTCTACATTCATCCTGCAGACGGCAGCCAA ACGGTGTTTTCTGATCAGCCTCAGGTGGCTTACATCCAGCAGGATGGCACGACTCAGCAG GTGACTGTTCTCCTTCCTGGTGGACAGAATGTGAATGCTGCCAATCTGCACGTTCTCAGTAACGTAGCAGAGGCTCCACAAGCCATCCTGGAGCCAGTTTCCCAG GAGCATCTGTCCAACTCCCTGACAGACATGGCCGACATCGCCGAGCCCCCCAGCAGCCCGCTTGGAGCCACCGACTCCACAGACGACTCAGACGAAGTCGACGACGAAGACTCGGAGATGGACGACTGGGAGCTGCGACACCCTCCGCTGTTCGACCCTCACGCCCTCT GGTGCGAGGAGTGCAACAGTTCCAACCCTTCAGACTGTCCGCTGCACGGCCCCCTGCATCCCATCCCCAACCGGCCCGTGTTATCCAAAGCCAGGGCCAGCCTGCCTCAGATTCTGTACATCGACCGCTTCCTGGGAGGAGTCTTCTCCAAGAGGCGCATCCCCAAGCGATCCCAGTTTGGCCCTGTGGAGGCGCCGCTGGTTTCCCAGAGTGAGCTGCAAGACcacaattttaaattaaaa GTGTGCATGCTGGATGCAGAGAAGGAAGAAGAGAAGCCAAGCGACGTCTGGTTGGATCTCTCCGACGAGGAAAGCTGCAACTGGATGATGTTTGTGAGGCCGGCGCAGAACCACCTGGAGCAGAACCTGGTGGCCTACCAGTACGGCTCCGACATCTTTTACTCCACCATCAAACACATCCAGCCCAAGCAGGAGCTGAAG gtttggTACGCCGCCTCGTACGCAGACTTTGTGAACCAGAAGATCCACGATGTTACGGACGAGGAGCGTAAAG CGCTCCAGGAGCAGGAGTGGAACTGGCCGTGCTACGAGTGCAACCGGCGCTTCGTGAGCTccgagcagctgcagcagcacctCAACATGCACGACGACAAGCTCAGCTCCGCTTCCAG ATCCAGAGGCCGCGGCAGAGGAAGAGGCAGGAAGCGGTTTGGGACGGGGAGACGACCGGGACGGCCGCCAAAATTTATCCGTCTGGATCCAGCTGCAGACACCAATGGAGACAAGACGGCA GAGCTGCTGGATCTGACGGAGAAGCCGCTGGAGGAGGACGGCGCCCAGAACGGGCTGAAGGAGGTCGACACGGAGCCGGAGGGGGAGGCCGGGACGGAGGACGAGGGCCCGCCGGACCCCCCCGCCGAGGAGCCGCTGCTGCAGGCCGACGCCCCGCCGCCTCGCCCCGACCCGGCCGTTCCTGTGAAGGACGACCCGGCGCCGAGTGGGCAGCCAGAACCAAGCCTGACCTCCCAGGACCTTCACCGCGCCAAAAAGATCCGG GCGGACGAGCAG AATGCCGCGCTGCAGCACCTCTTCATCAGGAAGAGCTTCCGGCCGTTCAAATGCACGCTGTGCGGCAAGGCCTTCCGGGACAAAGACAAGCTGGAGCTCCACCTGCGGGTCCACGGCCGCGACGCCTACGCCTTCTCCTGCCACTGCTGCGGGAAGAGCTTCGTGAGCGACGCGGCGCTGGAGGACCACCTGCTGGTGCACGCAGAGAGCCGCTCCTACTCCTGCCTCCTGTGTCCGGAGACGTTCGAGAGGCTGGAGCTGCTGAAGGACCACGTGGACGTCCACGCCGTGGACGGCTGCTTCAGCTGTCCGTCCTGCAACAAGAGCTTCACGGATTTCATCCAG ATGAAGAAGCATGTCCGCTGCTTCCACTCGGAGAAGATCTTCCAGTGTCCAGACTGCGATAAGGCCTTCTGCCGACCGGACAAGCTGCGGCTCCACATGCTGCGCCACTCCGACCGCAAGGACTTCCTGTGCTCAACCTGCGGCAAGCAGTTCAAG AGGAAGGATAAGCTGCGGGAACACATGCAGCGCATGCACAATCCGGACAGAGAGGCCAAGAAGTCCGACCGGACCCACCGCTCCAAAGCCCACAAAACCAAGGTCCCCTCCACCGACCTGGAAAGCTTCGTGTTCAAATGCAGGCTGTGCATGATGGGATTCCGACGCCGAGGGATGCTG GTCAATCATCTGTCCAAACGGCATCCGGAGATGAGGATCGACGACGTGCCAGAGCTGACGTTACCGATCATCAAACCCAACAGGGATTACTTCTGCCAATACTGCgataag gtgtATAAGAGCGCCAGTAAAAGGAAAGCTCACATCCTGAAGAACCACCCGGGGGCGGAGTTACCCCCCAGCATCCGGAAGCTGCGCCCGGCTGCTCCTGGAGAGCCGGACCCGATGCTCAGCACCCACACCCAGCTGACCGGAACCATAGCAACCGCGCCGGTCTGCTGCCCGCACTGTGCCAAACAATACAGCAGCAAG aCTAAGATGGTGCAGCACATCAGAAAGAAGCATCCCGAGTTCGCCCAGCTGGCCAACACCATCCACTCTCCTCTGACCACGGCGGTGGTCGCTCCGGCAGTCATCACCGCTGATGGTGCAACGGCAGAGGCTGTAGTG ACCACCGACCTGCTGACCCAGGCCATGACGGAGCTTTCCCAGACGCTGACCGCAGACTACCGGACCTCGCAGGGAGACTACCAGCGGATCCAGTACATCCCAGTGTCCCAGGCGGGTGGCGGCCTGGCGCAGCCGCAGCACATCCAGCTGCAGGTCGTCCAGGTCGCGCCG GCCGCCTCGCCTCACTCCCAGGCCCAGACAGTCGATGTGAGCCAGCTGCACGACCCCCACGGCTACAGTCAGCACTCCATCCAGGTGCAACACATCCAGGTGTCGGAGTCCTCCGGCGCCGCTCAAGCCGCCACGCAG GGAAACAGTCAGCCTCTAAGCCCCGCCTCCCAGCAGCCCAATCAGGAGCTGAGCCCCGCCCAGCTGACCCCCGTCACTCTGGCTCAAGGTCACGCCATGCAGACTGGCACCTCCCAGCAGCAGGGGGCGGTGCAGCATGCCTACATCCCCGGAAACTGGAACTACAGAGGCTACT CGTCTGAGATCCAGATGATGGCGCTACCTCACGCGCAGTACGTGATCGCAGAGCCCGGCACGCCCGCGTCTGGAGTCAACAGCAGCCAGGTGAAGACG GCACACTTTGTCATCTCTGAGGGTCAGACTGACCTGGAGACGAAGCAGGCGGCTCCTCAGAGCACGACCCAGACCCAGACCCAGACCCAGACCGACCACCTGGACCCGCCGCCTGCGACCCAGCAGGCCGCCACGCAGTACATTATTACCACGACAACCAACGGCGGCGGCACTGGCGAAGTCCACATCACCAAGCCGTGA
- the prdm10 gene encoding PR domain zinc finger protein 10 isoform X2 has translation METKQEPSAVWSQTVNDDSNNSTQVHFEGSAVTQIVYSGDQSDRAEQQVVYTAEGNSFTSVESAEHTLVYIHPADGSQTVFSDQPQVAYIQQDGTTQQVTVLLPGGQNVNAANLHVLSNVAEAPQAILEPVSQEHLSNSLTDMADIAEPPSSPLGATDSTDDSDEVDDEDSEMDDWELRHPPLFDPHALWCEECNSSNPSDCPLHGPLHPIPNRPVLSKARASLPQILYIDRFLGGVFSKRRIPKRSQFGPVEAPLVSQSELQDHNFKLKVCMLDAEKEEEKPSDVWLDLSDEESCNWMMFVRPAQNHLEQNLVAYQYGSDIFYSTIKHIQPKQELKVWYAASYADFVNQKIHDVTDEERKALQEQEWNWPCYECNRRFVSSEQLQQHLNMHDDKLSSASRSRGRGRGRGRKRFGTGRRPGRPPKFIRLDPAADTNGDKTAELLDLTEKPLEEDGAQNGLKEVDTEPEGEAGTEDEGPPDPPAEEPLLQADAPPPRPDPAVPVKDDPAPSGQPEPSLTSQDLHRAKKIRNAALQHLFIRKSFRPFKCTLCGKAFRDKDKLELHLRVHGRDAYAFSCHCCGKSFVSDAALEDHLLVHAESRSYSCLLCPETFERLELLKDHVDVHAVDGCFSCPSCNKSFTDFIQMKKHVRCFHSEKIFQCPDCDKAFCRPDKLRLHMLRHSDRKDFLCSTCGKQFKRKDKLREHMQRMHNPDREAKKSDRTHRSKAHKTKVPSTDLESFVFKCRLCMMGFRRRGMLVNHLSKRHPEMRIDDVPELTLPIIKPNRDYFCQYCDKVYKSASKRKAHILKNHPGAELPPSIRKLRPAAPGEPDPMLSTHTQLTGTIATAPVCCPHCAKQYSSKTKMVQHIRKKHPEFAQLANTIHSPLTTAVVAPAVITADGATAEAVVTTDLLTQAMTELSQTLTADYRTSQGDYQRIQYIPVSQAGGGLAQPQHIQLQVVQVAPAASPHSQAQTVDVSQLHDPHGYSQHSIQVQHIQVSESSGAAQAATQGNSQPLSPASQQPNQELSPAQLTPVTLAQGHAMQTGTSQQQGAVQHAYIPGNWNYRGYSSEIQMMALPHAQYVIAEPGTPASGVNSSQVKTAHFVISEGQTDLETKQAAPQSTTQTQTQTQTDHLDPPPATQQAATQYIITTTTNGGGTGEVHITKP, from the exons ATggaaaccaaacaggaaccgTCAGCCGTGTGGAGCCAGACCGTCAACGACGACTCAAACAATTCAACACAG GTGCATTTTGAAGGCAGCGCCGTGACCCAGATTGTGTACAGTGGCGATCAGTCGGACCGGGCGGAGCAGCAGGTGGTCTACACAGCGGAGGGGAACTCCTTCACCTCTGTGGAGTCTGCAGAGCACACTCTGGTCTACATTCATCCTGCAGACGGCAGCCAA ACGGTGTTTTCTGATCAGCCTCAGGTGGCTTACATCCAGCAGGATGGCACGACTCAGCAG GTGACTGTTCTCCTTCCTGGTGGACAGAATGTGAATGCTGCCAATCTGCACGTTCTCAGTAACGTAGCAGAGGCTCCACAAGCCATCCTGGAGCCAGTTTCCCAG GAGCATCTGTCCAACTCCCTGACAGACATGGCCGACATCGCCGAGCCCCCCAGCAGCCCGCTTGGAGCCACCGACTCCACAGACGACTCAGACGAAGTCGACGACGAAGACTCGGAGATGGACGACTGGGAGCTGCGACACCCTCCGCTGTTCGACCCTCACGCCCTCT GGTGCGAGGAGTGCAACAGTTCCAACCCTTCAGACTGTCCGCTGCACGGCCCCCTGCATCCCATCCCCAACCGGCCCGTGTTATCCAAAGCCAGGGCCAGCCTGCCTCAGATTCTGTACATCGACCGCTTCCTGGGAGGAGTCTTCTCCAAGAGGCGCATCCCCAAGCGATCCCAGTTTGGCCCTGTGGAGGCGCCGCTGGTTTCCCAGAGTGAGCTGCAAGACcacaattttaaattaaaa GTGTGCATGCTGGATGCAGAGAAGGAAGAAGAGAAGCCAAGCGACGTCTGGTTGGATCTCTCCGACGAGGAAAGCTGCAACTGGATGATGTTTGTGAGGCCGGCGCAGAACCACCTGGAGCAGAACCTGGTGGCCTACCAGTACGGCTCCGACATCTTTTACTCCACCATCAAACACATCCAGCCCAAGCAGGAGCTGAAG gtttggTACGCCGCCTCGTACGCAGACTTTGTGAACCAGAAGATCCACGATGTTACGGACGAGGAGCGTAAAG CGCTCCAGGAGCAGGAGTGGAACTGGCCGTGCTACGAGTGCAACCGGCGCTTCGTGAGCTccgagcagctgcagcagcacctCAACATGCACGACGACAAGCTCAGCTCCGCTTCCAG ATCCAGAGGCCGCGGCAGAGGAAGAGGCAGGAAGCGGTTTGGGACGGGGAGACGACCGGGACGGCCGCCAAAATTTATCCGTCTGGATCCAGCTGCAGACACCAATGGAGACAAGACGGCA GAGCTGCTGGATCTGACGGAGAAGCCGCTGGAGGAGGACGGCGCCCAGAACGGGCTGAAGGAGGTCGACACGGAGCCGGAGGGGGAGGCCGGGACGGAGGACGAGGGCCCGCCGGACCCCCCCGCCGAGGAGCCGCTGCTGCAGGCCGACGCCCCGCCGCCTCGCCCCGACCCGGCCGTTCCTGTGAAGGACGACCCGGCGCCGAGTGGGCAGCCAGAACCAAGCCTGACCTCCCAGGACCTTCACCGCGCCAAAAAGATCCGG AATGCCGCGCTGCAGCACCTCTTCATCAGGAAGAGCTTCCGGCCGTTCAAATGCACGCTGTGCGGCAAGGCCTTCCGGGACAAAGACAAGCTGGAGCTCCACCTGCGGGTCCACGGCCGCGACGCCTACGCCTTCTCCTGCCACTGCTGCGGGAAGAGCTTCGTGAGCGACGCGGCGCTGGAGGACCACCTGCTGGTGCACGCAGAGAGCCGCTCCTACTCCTGCCTCCTGTGTCCGGAGACGTTCGAGAGGCTGGAGCTGCTGAAGGACCACGTGGACGTCCACGCCGTGGACGGCTGCTTCAGCTGTCCGTCCTGCAACAAGAGCTTCACGGATTTCATCCAG ATGAAGAAGCATGTCCGCTGCTTCCACTCGGAGAAGATCTTCCAGTGTCCAGACTGCGATAAGGCCTTCTGCCGACCGGACAAGCTGCGGCTCCACATGCTGCGCCACTCCGACCGCAAGGACTTCCTGTGCTCAACCTGCGGCAAGCAGTTCAAG AGGAAGGATAAGCTGCGGGAACACATGCAGCGCATGCACAATCCGGACAGAGAGGCCAAGAAGTCCGACCGGACCCACCGCTCCAAAGCCCACAAAACCAAGGTCCCCTCCACCGACCTGGAAAGCTTCGTGTTCAAATGCAGGCTGTGCATGATGGGATTCCGACGCCGAGGGATGCTG GTCAATCATCTGTCCAAACGGCATCCGGAGATGAGGATCGACGACGTGCCAGAGCTGACGTTACCGATCATCAAACCCAACAGGGATTACTTCTGCCAATACTGCgataag gtgtATAAGAGCGCCAGTAAAAGGAAAGCTCACATCCTGAAGAACCACCCGGGGGCGGAGTTACCCCCCAGCATCCGGAAGCTGCGCCCGGCTGCTCCTGGAGAGCCGGACCCGATGCTCAGCACCCACACCCAGCTGACCGGAACCATAGCAACCGCGCCGGTCTGCTGCCCGCACTGTGCCAAACAATACAGCAGCAAG aCTAAGATGGTGCAGCACATCAGAAAGAAGCATCCCGAGTTCGCCCAGCTGGCCAACACCATCCACTCTCCTCTGACCACGGCGGTGGTCGCTCCGGCAGTCATCACCGCTGATGGTGCAACGGCAGAGGCTGTAGTG ACCACCGACCTGCTGACCCAGGCCATGACGGAGCTTTCCCAGACGCTGACCGCAGACTACCGGACCTCGCAGGGAGACTACCAGCGGATCCAGTACATCCCAGTGTCCCAGGCGGGTGGCGGCCTGGCGCAGCCGCAGCACATCCAGCTGCAGGTCGTCCAGGTCGCGCCG GCCGCCTCGCCTCACTCCCAGGCCCAGACAGTCGATGTGAGCCAGCTGCACGACCCCCACGGCTACAGTCAGCACTCCATCCAGGTGCAACACATCCAGGTGTCGGAGTCCTCCGGCGCCGCTCAAGCCGCCACGCAG GGAAACAGTCAGCCTCTAAGCCCCGCCTCCCAGCAGCCCAATCAGGAGCTGAGCCCCGCCCAGCTGACCCCCGTCACTCTGGCTCAAGGTCACGCCATGCAGACTGGCACCTCCCAGCAGCAGGGGGCGGTGCAGCATGCCTACATCCCCGGAAACTGGAACTACAGAGGCTACT CGTCTGAGATCCAGATGATGGCGCTACCTCACGCGCAGTACGTGATCGCAGAGCCCGGCACGCCCGCGTCTGGAGTCAACAGCAGCCAGGTGAAGACG GCACACTTTGTCATCTCTGAGGGTCAGACTGACCTGGAGACGAAGCAGGCGGCTCCTCAGAGCACGACCCAGACCCAGACCCAGACCCAGACCGACCACCTGGACCCGCCGCCTGCGACCCAGCAGGCCGCCACGCAGTACATTATTACCACGACAACCAACGGCGGCGGCACTGGCGAAGTCCACATCACCAAGCCGTGA